A section of the Paenibacillus aurantius genome encodes:
- a CDS encoding CBM35 domain-containing protein — protein MRRIGLVSVSLAVLLVMMLTHIAYADVSSHYLNPLMKGADPTIERQDDGYYYSAAGDGNVVLKQHETILGVSTAKSKEVWKLPENLEFIWGPDAHRIDGKWYIYFASGPKISDKAGRFAYGHPSSYVLENSSPDPFEGTWELKGTYDNGDGLTPQQGLLNTQSYGLPTGFVTIHGQRYLTYTKYFYFIDPKTGKERFDECPTIVKMKNPWTLEGEEITLARPTYDWEKYVDNVNEGAAVVERNGKAYFAYSASSYTSDNYAIGLSWADLDQSVENEAAWNKHPEPIMKRSDENSSYSTGSPLFLKSEDGTEDWITYHGIPTHSQGGKNREVRAQRINWDDNDFINLGIPSNPGTVLSRPSGEEKSEIYEAEYAQLSGAVRATMNSIYASSGRYVRYSNSNDSDYVEFTVNTNAGGIYSLDFRYNNNTTEPVNMTLGVNQEAPTALVFPSNAGPENKLNFDLKTVHNIRLNDGSNIVRLSGKSALGLDAIIAKKSVLYEAESAELSGGTGIAQDHTGYSGSGFVRGFTKPNAAISFTVNAPHAGSYSVKLAYGAGTGEDRTLSMYVNGTKIKQVNFFGLKKWDKWADRYDNVFLKEGSNVITYKRDGGDPANVNLDYISVTEAATWTYEAESAKTTGGADARVVQAQHGNTGIGYVSGLSQLNSSVEFSVDIEYAASYDLKLRYATEQGGKTLSLEVNGTPVQDMVFPYSGGVKVWKEQIVTVPLNKGKNSITYKNADGDSGVIHIDHIHLNKRTPWKYQAEAATLSGTVGIGRDRLWFEGNGYVGLFQKKGDSIGFEVNVPYTAAYTSTLRYSGVQSSNRTMSMYVNGKRIKQVSLPPTENWDTWTDATETVNLEAGKNSIEFRREEGDTGQLNIDSLILDKFSGGFISTKARELTPEKMVKIQPKHSGKALSVAGEKFNQGAAVIQYSNGDTNSQLVRFLDLGTGYYRILVMRGARFLDIKPDSDSQELILNQTIEAAPTPSDTEQWRLEKDGDYYKVINKSNGKVITVNEASKGNNAVLRLADDEGKDNQRFKIELRNLYDTTFHAVSDITAVPAAVQAGQKLTLFGTVSPDWATRKSITWSIKDAGQTRATLDGNVLSATRAGTVVVTATIEEGSENGVNYSKDFTITVSKKDADVNPEKATYDLYVPGGVSASIIWNEAKSVTGVVYAATVKGVVYNGTLGTDGYTVSGDKLTIKRETMAALGVKSGDKADFSILFNLGNPAVLSVNVVDSVALTSHSITAATEGHGTAIADVSSAVKDTAIAVPADKKGEFGNSSGLNGGA, from the coding sequence CGCTTTGCTTATGGCCATCCCAGCTCCTATGTTCTGGAGAACAGCTCGCCAGATCCATTTGAAGGGACCTGGGAACTGAAGGGAACATATGATAATGGAGACGGACTTACACCCCAACAGGGGTTGCTGAATACGCAAAGCTATGGACTGCCTACCGGCTTTGTCACCATCCATGGGCAGAGATACCTTACCTACACCAAATATTTCTATTTTATAGATCCAAAAACGGGAAAAGAGAGATTTGATGAATGTCCCACGATTGTCAAAATGAAAAACCCGTGGACATTGGAAGGCGAAGAGATTACGTTAGCCAGGCCGACATACGACTGGGAGAAGTATGTTGATAATGTTAATGAAGGCGCAGCCGTGGTGGAGCGAAACGGAAAAGCGTATTTTGCCTATTCCGCCAGCAGCTACACGAGTGATAACTATGCTATCGGCCTGTCTTGGGCCGATCTGGACCAAAGTGTGGAGAATGAAGCGGCATGGAATAAACATCCCGAACCGATCATGAAACGTTCGGATGAAAACAGTTCTTATTCGACAGGCTCGCCGTTATTCCTGAAATCCGAAGACGGGACAGAGGACTGGATTACATACCATGGCATACCCACACATAGTCAAGGCGGCAAGAACAGAGAGGTTCGCGCCCAGCGGATCAATTGGGACGACAATGACTTCATCAATCTGGGCATCCCTTCCAACCCCGGCACCGTGCTTAGCCGCCCCTCCGGGGAGGAGAAGAGCGAAATCTATGAAGCGGAATACGCGCAATTATCAGGGGCTGTAAGAGCAACCATGAACAGCATCTATGCCTCGTCCGGCCGATATGTCCGGTACAGCAATAGCAATGACAGCGACTATGTAGAGTTTACAGTCAACACTAATGCAGGGGGGATTTACTCGCTGGACTTCCGTTACAACAACAATACGACAGAACCGGTCAACATGACATTGGGCGTGAACCAGGAGGCTCCCACGGCGCTTGTATTTCCGTCTAATGCTGGACCGGAGAACAAGCTGAACTTCGACTTAAAAACCGTTCACAACATCCGGCTGAATGACGGCAGCAACATCGTACGTCTTTCCGGCAAAAGCGCTTTGGGGCTGGATGCAATCATTGCCAAGAAAAGTGTCTTGTATGAAGCGGAGAGCGCAGAGTTGTCCGGCGGCACGGGAATTGCTCAAGATCATACGGGATATAGCGGTTCAGGCTTTGTCAGAGGGTTCACGAAGCCGAACGCGGCGATCAGCTTTACAGTAAACGCTCCTCACGCGGGCAGCTATTCGGTCAAGCTGGCTTATGGAGCTGGGACCGGGGAAGATCGAACTTTGTCCATGTATGTGAATGGCACCAAGATCAAACAAGTCAATTTCTTCGGTCTGAAGAAATGGGACAAGTGGGCCGATAGATATGACAATGTATTCCTGAAGGAAGGAAGCAATGTCATCACCTATAAGCGTGACGGAGGCGATCCGGCGAATGTCAATCTGGACTATATCTCCGTTACCGAAGCGGCGACCTGGACGTATGAGGCGGAATCCGCCAAAACGACAGGTGGAGCGGATGCCAGGGTCGTTCAGGCTCAGCATGGAAATACGGGAATCGGTTATGTGAGTGGTCTTTCCCAATTGAACTCGTCCGTGGAATTCTCTGTGGATATCGAGTATGCGGCTTCCTACGATCTCAAGCTGCGGTACGCCACAGAACAGGGCGGCAAAACATTGTCGCTGGAGGTGAATGGCACGCCTGTGCAGGACATGGTCTTTCCCTACTCCGGAGGTGTCAAGGTGTGGAAGGAACAGATTGTAACCGTTCCCCTGAACAAAGGGAAAAACAGCATCACTTATAAGAATGCGGACGGAGATTCAGGTGTTATCCATATCGATCATATTCATCTGAATAAGCGCACACCCTGGAAATATCAGGCAGAAGCAGCAACCCTCTCAGGCACGGTGGGCATCGGAAGAGACCGTCTATGGTTTGAAGGCAACGGTTATGTCGGATTATTCCAGAAAAAAGGGGATTCTATCGGGTTTGAGGTGAATGTCCCCTATACAGCGGCCTACACGTCAACCTTGCGCTATTCGGGTGTACAATCGTCGAATCGAACCATGAGCATGTATGTGAACGGCAAACGGATCAAACAAGTTTCCTTGCCGCCGACAGAGAATTGGGATACCTGGACGGACGCGACCGAGACGGTCAATTTGGAAGCGGGGAAGAATAGTATTGAATTCCGCCGTGAGGAAGGGGATACCGGACAGCTCAATATAGACAGCCTGATCCTGGATAAATTCAGCGGAGGCTTCATCAGCACGAAGGCTAGGGAACTTACCCCCGAGAAGATGGTGAAAATCCAGCCGAAGCATAGCGGCAAGGCGCTGAGTGTGGCCGGTGAGAAGTTCAATCAAGGAGCAGCCGTTATCCAATATTCCAATGGCGATACCAATAGTCAATTGGTGCGATTCCTGGATCTGGGGACAGGTTATTACCGGATCCTAGTTATGCGTGGCGCACGCTTCCTCGATATCAAGCCTGATTCAGATAGTCAAGAACTTATTCTAAATCAGACCATTGAAGCTGCCCCCACTCCCTCCGATACGGAACAGTGGCGTCTGGAAAAGGATGGCGATTATTACAAAGTGATCAACAAAAGCAACGGAAAGGTGATTACGGTCAATGAAGCATCCAAAGGAAACAACGCTGTTCTGCGGTTGGCTGATGACGAGGGGAAAGACAACCAGCGGTTTAAGATTGAGCTGCGCAACCTTTATGACACTACATTCCACGCGGTGTCGGACATTACTGCTGTCCCGGCGGCAGTGCAGGCAGGACAGAAGCTGACCCTCTTCGGAACAGTCTCACCGGATTGGGCTACGCGCAAGAGCATCACCTGGAGCATCAAGGATGCCGGGCAAACAAGAGCCACCCTAGATGGGAATGTGCTGTCCGCGACAAGAGCGGGAACAGTCGTTGTCACCGCTACGATTGAAGAAGGAAGCGAGAACGGCGTGAACTACTCCAAGGACTTCACAATTACTGTCTCCAAGAAGGACGCGGATGTTAATCCTGAAAAGGCCACCTATGATCTCTATGTTCCCGGGGGTGTAAGCGCCAGCATCATATGGAATGAAGCCAAGTCTGTGACCGGGGTGGTATACGCAGCAACAGTAAAAGGTGTCGTTTACAATGGCACATTGGGAACGGATGGTTATACGGTCAGCGGAGATAAGTTGACCATCAAGCGCGAAACTATGGCCGCACTGGGGGTGAAGAGCGGTGATAAGGCGGACTTCTCTATCCTATTTAATCTTGGGAATCCGGCTGTGCTCAGTGTCAATGTGGTGGACAGCGTTGCTTTGACCAGCCATAGCATCACAGCGGCAACAGAGGGACACGGCACTGCTATCGCCGATGTATCATCGGCGGTCAAGGATACGGCGATTGCCGTTCCAGCAGATAAGAAGGGCGAATTTGGCAACTCATCAGGGCTGAATGGCGGTGCTTAG
- a CDS encoding extracellular solute-binding protein: MFGQTLAPKMKITLALGLSAVMAAGAAGCSQKEEGTEGQAEGKATITVSNYDRGNIPAAEGTVEDNRWTKWINEHSPVTAKFVPVARAEAVKKLNVLFASGSAPDIVNDYDTGFRNSLYQQKQLMPLDDYLQYAPEYQKLLEKYPQLRKIGTKPDGKLYEIGKINEPHLQSVAFIRMDWLKKLKLEVPKTTDELLVVLKAFVEQDPDGNGKKDTYGTNMSYTSDGMVDSMFGSYGWKISNDDKIIRTWDNTLESLKFKKRLFEEGLIDKDYLADKNGAKAKQDYLNGKIGVYLPPVVSNWFESTVTDVKTLRKIVPEAEIAPMAQPKSSMGQFVHHVVNPVQMTTVINAAAKNPKAAMEYINFIIKPENSLILKKGMEGEHWKKGADGFPKVIDPAKNAKELDWAMDYSMFYSIPENPLLISTTAFDMSDPDQKAGLDMLKKADEFLLNPEAQYPALSHYEHMPTLSSELVVINTNIDKEMKDIYTKGIIGGAPYTPEQAIVDAKAAWERGGGKQIEEFMNTWYKENKGRAFLGKDILELVRSQHK, from the coding sequence ATGTTTGGACAAACATTGGCACCAAAAATGAAGATTACGTTAGCGCTGGGACTGTCGGCGGTTATGGCAGCAGGGGCAGCTGGTTGCAGTCAAAAGGAAGAAGGGACAGAAGGGCAAGCTGAAGGAAAAGCCACAATTACCGTTTCCAACTATGACAGGGGCAATATTCCCGCAGCGGAGGGAACGGTTGAGGACAACCGTTGGACCAAGTGGATCAATGAGCATTCTCCCGTTACGGCCAAGTTTGTGCCGGTGGCCCGGGCAGAGGCAGTCAAGAAGCTGAATGTGTTGTTCGCATCGGGCAGTGCGCCGGATATTGTCAATGATTATGATACGGGGTTCCGGAATTCCCTGTACCAGCAGAAGCAATTGATGCCTCTGGACGATTACTTGCAATATGCCCCTGAATACCAGAAGCTGCTGGAGAAGTACCCCCAGCTTCGCAAAATAGGCACCAAGCCGGACGGCAAGCTTTACGAAATTGGTAAAATTAATGAGCCCCATCTGCAGAGTGTAGCCTTTATCCGGATGGATTGGCTGAAAAAGCTGAAGCTTGAGGTTCCGAAGACCACCGACGAATTGCTTGTCGTTCTGAAAGCATTCGTTGAGCAGGACCCTGACGGCAACGGGAAGAAGGATACTTATGGAACCAATATGAGCTACACCTCGGACGGCATGGTGGATTCCATGTTCGGCTCGTACGGCTGGAAAATCTCCAATGATGACAAAATTATCAGAACTTGGGATAATACGCTGGAGTCTCTTAAGTTCAAGAAAAGGTTATTTGAGGAAGGGCTTATCGATAAGGATTACCTGGCGGACAAGAATGGAGCCAAAGCCAAGCAGGATTATCTGAACGGAAAAATAGGCGTTTATCTTCCTCCTGTTGTCAGCAACTGGTTTGAGAGTACGGTAACGGACGTCAAAACGCTCCGCAAGATTGTTCCGGAGGCGGAGATTGCGCCAATGGCGCAGCCCAAGTCTTCCATGGGGCAATTCGTTCACCATGTGGTCAATCCGGTTCAAATGACCACGGTGATCAATGCCGCGGCCAAAAATCCCAAGGCTGCTATGGAATATATTAACTTCATCATCAAGCCGGAGAACAGTCTGATTCTGAAAAAAGGTATGGAAGGAGAGCATTGGAAAAAAGGTGCGGACGGTTTTCCCAAGGTCATTGATCCTGCGAAGAATGCCAAGGAACTGGATTGGGCCATGGACTACTCCATGTTTTACTCGATCCCAGAGAATCCGCTTCTGATTTCCACCACTGCGTTCGACATGAGTGATCCTGACCAGAAGGCTGGTCTGGACATGTTGAAGAAAGCCGACGAGTTTCTGCTTAATCCCGAGGCCCAGTATCCCGCGCTGAGTCACTATGAGCATATGCCTACCCTGTCGAGCGAGTTGGTAGTGATCAATACCAATATCGACAAGGAAATGAAGGACATCTATACCAAAGGCATTATCGGCGGGGCCCCATATACCCCTGAGCAGGCCATTGTAGATGCCAAAGCTGCCTGGGAGAGAGGCGGCGGCAAACAGATAGAAGAATTCATGAATACCTGGTATAAAGAAAATAAGGGCAGAGCCTTCCTAGGTAAGGATATCCTGGAGTTGGTCCGCTCCCAACACAAGTAA
- a CDS encoding family 43 glycosylhydrolase, whose product MVKKKFRHYLLCLAVLLMLPQWSGVAAAAEPMSAKPDSASEQEGKNVSDFYNVIMQTGADPWVYKHTDGYYYNAFANSSGIMIRRAKTITGIEAGERSLAWTPVKGTMYSSNVWAPEMHYLKDTDGKSKWFIYFAADNGTNANHRMYVLENASENPLTGTWVFKGKIADSTDRWAIDGTVLTVNEKHYFIWSGWEETDGSFQNLYIAQMSDPRTISSERVLLSTSEYDWESSPARINEGPEVTIKGDTINLIYSANGSWTDSYCLGVITAKIGDDLMNPGSWVKKDRPIFSSANGVYGPGHHSIVTSPDGSEDWIIYHAARWPGSGWTRKVHTQKFTWNADNTPNLGEPADPNTPIERPSGEPLRKRYEAENGLLVKDPSGETSPAVRMESTASGGMKIANIKNAKDYAQFTVNVPETGFYMLSVRNANGSPNAADASHILSVNGSSGANLNIVYSGTNRWGLSTAKVYLREGNNILRFSKGNNLAEIDSLDLFKLDASEMLFDAPGYTLGLGESRSLPLYNVTGTTYTAVDTGAIFSSSDTKVAVIDGGVRVKAVSAGSTTITGTYNGKTATATVTVAAELKAVQAVAIGGLPSILTIGQKSGPLQVTARYNNYEMQNVTAAAQYTSSDPGVARVESDSVTQSVYAIKPGTALITAEYNGKKAAFSLTVIAASDAVQVASVEKIPSGVAPRQPGVVDVVYNSQSKKAEIVSWEPEGLDFSSLGTVQVPVTLKLDGHDFPSTVAVNVIPGWGLDEIVNQLRSKLANFSYPLGDGLGNYSQSKYDAFVAEVNKAEEMAVNADLSKEQFDEELDKLAQAEEALLGSLNSIQNGVIYNAYRDFSGDTVGKYPYGITTEDLTNGATATVQEEAGNKFLRLTTTATSGKANLFLPYAGEVKAEADQRIVIEYRARLNTSFQYANSAMVRNDSGTGNYSMVTAFDTGKIIVQNGPSTKVKVKDSQLNKWYKIKMVANWDAKTYTVYIDDVEVATDYNFRHTGGDKLTAQRFGIDGYANASIDFDDFKAMVIGGPKAAPEGLNHTDETAVGANDGRITGVNPSMEWSSDNGSTWLRVEGDTIANLSPGTYWVRYSETDTHKASPPVGLTIAVYTQHVIGVSLNQTTAQRYTNHGDSTIQLIAKVEPADAANKAVFWSSSNPAVATVDGNGLVTVHAAGTAVITVTTEDSGYSDTCTVTVSLYTDSENPGTQPVHVTGVSLKQTTAQRYTNHGASTVQLNANVAPANAANKTVSWSSSNPAVATVDGHGHVTVHAAGTAVITVTTNDGGYTAPCVVSVGVYLKDSGKSGVDIQIGGSNLTIPTTP is encoded by the coding sequence ATGGTCAAAAAAAAATTCAGACATTATCTGCTTTGTCTCGCAGTACTGCTGATGCTGCCGCAATGGAGCGGAGTGGCTGCGGCGGCAGAGCCGATGTCAGCTAAGCCGGATTCGGCGTCTGAGCAGGAGGGAAAGAATGTGTCGGATTTCTACAATGTCATCATGCAGACAGGAGCCGATCCCTGGGTTTACAAGCACACGGACGGCTATTACTACAACGCATTTGCCAACTCCAGCGGCATCATGATCCGAAGAGCGAAGACCATCACCGGCATTGAGGCGGGGGAGAGGAGCCTGGCCTGGACACCGGTTAAGGGCACCATGTACAGCTCCAATGTGTGGGCGCCGGAAATGCATTATCTCAAGGATACCGACGGCAAATCCAAATGGTTTATTTACTTTGCGGCTGACAACGGAACCAACGCAAATCACCGCATGTACGTGCTGGAGAACGCCAGTGAAAATCCGCTGACCGGCACCTGGGTGTTCAAAGGGAAGATTGCCGATTCTACCGACCGTTGGGCGATCGATGGCACGGTGCTGACTGTAAATGAGAAGCACTATTTCATCTGGTCCGGTTGGGAAGAAACGGACGGGAGCTTCCAGAATCTATATATTGCGCAGATGAGTGATCCGCGAACCATCAGCTCGGAACGGGTATTGCTCTCGACGTCTGAATATGATTGGGAATCGTCCCCGGCCAGAATCAACGAAGGCCCCGAGGTTACGATCAAGGGCGACACGATCAATCTGATCTATTCCGCAAACGGAAGCTGGACAGACAGTTACTGTCTTGGGGTCATTACGGCCAAGATCGGCGACGATTTGATGAATCCCGGCTCCTGGGTGAAAAAAGACAGGCCGATCTTCTCCAGCGCCAATGGCGTTTACGGCCCGGGCCACCACAGCATCGTCACGTCCCCTGACGGTTCAGAGGACTGGATCATCTACCATGCCGCCCGCTGGCCGGGATCGGGATGGACCCGTAAAGTCCACACGCAGAAGTTCACGTGGAACGCAGACAATACGCCGAATCTGGGGGAGCCGGCCGATCCGAACACACCGATTGAAAGGCCTTCGGGCGAGCCGCTGCGGAAGCGCTATGAAGCGGAAAACGGGCTGCTGGTGAAGGATCCGAGCGGTGAAACTTCTCCCGCTGTCCGGATGGAAAGCACCGCTTCCGGCGGAATGAAGATCGCCAACATCAAGAACGCCAAAGATTATGCCCAGTTTACCGTAAACGTGCCGGAGACGGGATTTTATATGCTGTCCGTGCGCAATGCCAACGGATCACCCAATGCGGCCGATGCCTCCCATATCTTGTCGGTCAACGGGAGCTCCGGCGCCAATTTGAACATTGTCTATTCCGGTACGAATCGTTGGGGGCTCTCCACGGCGAAAGTCTATCTAAGGGAAGGTAACAATATTCTCCGCTTCTCAAAGGGGAACAACCTTGCCGAAATTGACAGCCTGGATCTATTTAAGCTGGATGCATCGGAAATGTTATTCGATGCCCCGGGGTACACGTTGGGGCTCGGTGAAAGTCGCAGCTTGCCCCTGTATAACGTAACAGGCACTACCTATACCGCTGTTGACACAGGAGCCATCTTCAGTTCTTCCGATACGAAGGTTGCCGTTATTGACGGTGGGGTTAGGGTTAAGGCTGTAAGTGCGGGCAGTACCACAATCACCGGGACATATAACGGGAAAACGGCTACAGCCACGGTTACCGTTGCAGCGGAGCTTAAAGCGGTGCAGGCCGTTGCCATCGGCGGCTTGCCAAGCATCCTGACTATCGGGCAGAAAAGCGGACCATTGCAGGTAACCGCACGTTATAACAATTATGAGATGCAGAATGTGACAGCGGCTGCCCAGTATACCAGCAGCGATCCTGGGGTGGCCAGGGTGGAATCGGATTCTGTGACCCAATCGGTGTATGCGATTAAACCGGGCACAGCTCTTATTACAGCCGAATACAACGGAAAGAAAGCTGCGTTCAGCTTGACCGTTATTGCAGCTTCCGATGCGGTTCAGGTTGCTTCCGTAGAGAAGATTCCTTCCGGAGTGGCTCCTAGGCAGCCCGGCGTTGTTGATGTTGTCTACAACAGTCAGTCGAAGAAGGCAGAGATTGTCAGCTGGGAGCCGGAGGGACTTGACTTCAGCTCCCTGGGCACTGTTCAGGTGCCTGTCACACTAAAGCTAGATGGCCACGATTTTCCTTCCACCGTTGCCGTAAATGTTATTCCGGGATGGGGCCTCGATGAGATTGTGAATCAACTCCGCAGCAAGCTGGCGAATTTCTCCTATCCTTTGGGCGACGGGCTTGGCAACTATAGCCAATCCAAGTATGATGCGTTCGTGGCCGAAGTGAACAAGGCGGAAGAGATGGCTGTAAACGCCGATCTGAGCAAAGAGCAGTTTGACGAGGAGCTGGATAAGCTTGCTCAAGCGGAAGAAGCTTTATTAGGTTCGCTGAACAGCATTCAGAACGGCGTAATCTATAACGCTTACCGGGATTTCTCCGGCGATACGGTTGGCAAGTACCCTTATGGCATTACCACCGAGGATCTGACCAATGGCGCTACCGCCACGGTACAGGAAGAGGCCGGGAATAAATTCCTACGGCTGACCACAACCGCTACATCGGGCAAGGCAAACCTATTCCTGCCGTATGCAGGCGAGGTAAAGGCTGAGGCAGATCAGCGTATCGTCATCGAATACCGCGCCAGACTAAACACTAGCTTCCAATACGCCAATAGCGCCATGGTGCGAAATGACAGCGGCACAGGCAATTATTCCATGGTTACAGCCTTTGATACGGGGAAAATTATAGTCCAGAATGGACCATCCACCAAGGTCAAGGTCAAAGACTCTCAGTTAAATAAATGGTACAAAATCAAAATGGTGGCAAACTGGGACGCCAAGACTTATACCGTCTATATAGACGATGTTGAGGTGGCCACGGACTACAACTTCCGACACACAGGCGGCGACAAGCTGACAGCCCAGCGGTTCGGCATCGATGGCTATGCCAACGCCTCCATCGACTTTGACGATTTCAAAGCGATGGTTATCGGAGGACCGAAGGCTGCGCCCGAGGGGCTCAATCACACCGATGAAACAGCGGTTGGGGCCAACGATGGACGTATCACCGGGGTCAACCCCTCCATGGAGTGGTCCTCCGACAATGGCAGCACTTGGTTGAGGGTAGAAGGGGATACGATCGCCAATCTTTCTCCCGGGACTTATTGGGTTCGTTACTCTGAGACGGATACCCATAAAGCTAGTCCCCCTGTGGGTTTGACCATTGCAGTCTATACTCAGCATGTCATCGGGGTGAGCCTGAATCAGACCACTGCCCAACGGTATACCAACCATGGGGACTCGACTATCCAGCTTATCGCAAAGGTGGAACCCGCTGACGCAGCCAACAAAGCTGTGTTCTGGAGCAGCTCCAATCCGGCAGTAGCTACCGTGGATGGAAATGGGCTTGTGACGGTGCATGCCGCAGGTACAGCTGTTATTACGGTAACCACGGAAGACAGCGGTTACAGCGATACATGTACAGTAACCGTAAGCTTGTACACTGATTCGGAAAATCCGGGGACTCAGCCAGTCCATGTGACGGGTGTAAGCCTTAAGCAGACCACCGCCCAACGATATACCAACCATGGGGCTTCGACAGTCCAGCTTAACGCCAATGTGGCACCCGCTAACGCAGCCAACAAGACGGTGTCCTGGAGCAGTTCCAATCCGGCTGTAGCTACCGTGGATGGACATGGGCATGTAACCGTTCATGCCGCAGGTACAGCAGTTATTACTGTAACGACTAATGACGGCGGCTACACAGCTCCTTGTGTTGTTAGTGTGGGTGTATATCTAAAGGACAGCGGTAAAAGCGGCGTAGATATCCAAATTGGCGGCAGTAATCTCACTATCCCAACTACACCCTGA
- a CDS encoding carbohydrate ABC transporter permease: protein MRESTGGKIFVIFIHVVLIIISLTCILPFLHLIALSISSGHAVDLGQVWFWPVGLDFTVYIYFFENTPALRAFTNSVIITLCGTALSMLATVLTAYPLSRRYLYARKPITTAALFTMLFSGGMIPTYLVMNSLHLTNTYWSLWFGGLISTYNMLIMKSYFESIPGEVAESAQIDGCGEVQLLMRIILPLSLPMLATLTLFYGVGYWNMFMSVILYINKTNLQNLTVIVQGMLQIQGNFNMSAMDMMQQQEMVSEKLKAVGVVVMVVPMLVVYPFLQKYFVKGIMLGSIKG, encoded by the coding sequence TTGAGGGAATCCACAGGCGGAAAAATTTTTGTAATCTTTATTCACGTGGTATTGATCATCATTTCACTCACCTGCATTCTGCCTTTCCTGCATCTGATTGCGCTGTCCATAAGCTCAGGGCATGCGGTTGACCTGGGTCAAGTCTGGTTCTGGCCGGTGGGGCTTGATTTCACCGTTTACATATACTTTTTTGAGAATACACCGGCCTTACGCGCCTTTACCAACAGCGTGATCATTACCTTATGCGGAACGGCCTTGAGCATGCTGGCCACGGTGCTGACGGCCTATCCCTTATCCCGCCGTTACCTCTACGCCCGCAAACCGATCACAACGGCCGCATTGTTCACCATGCTCTTCAGTGGAGGGATGATCCCTACATATCTGGTCATGAATAGCCTGCATTTGACCAATACTTACTGGTCCCTCTGGTTTGGCGGGCTGATCAGCACCTATAATATGCTGATTATGAAAAGCTATTTTGAGAGCATCCCGGGAGAAGTGGCGGAATCCGCCCAGATTGATGGCTGCGGCGAGGTCCAACTGCTCATGCGCATCATACTGCCCTTGTCTCTTCCCATGTTGGCTACGCTGACGTTATTCTACGGAGTGGGCTACTGGAACATGTTCATGAGCGTTATTCTTTACATCAATAAGACGAATTTGCAGAATCTTACTGTTATCGTTCAGGGGATGTTGCAAATTCAGGGGAACTTCAATATGTCGGCCATGGATATGATGCAGCAGCAGGAAATGGTATCCGAAAAGCTGAAAGCGGTTGGGGTTGTGGTTATGGTTGTGCCTATGCTGGTGGTATATCCGTTCCTGCAGAAATATTTTGTCAAAGGCATTATGCTTGGCTCTATCAAGGGTTAG
- a CDS encoding ABC transporter permease, producing the protein MKTTPAAVGTDRAPAAKEAFYQTKRFRQNIPLFVMLIPGVLYYLIFRYLPMGGLVIAFKNYNFRDGIWSSPWVGLKYFEILFQSNVTLQIIWNTLNLSVLSLIFGFPAPIIIAIALNEVRKSWLKRWIQTIIYLPHFLSWVIVAGIILTLFSIDGGTINKLLGQWGMEPVPFLYRSNSWIAIFIGSGMWKEMGFSAIIYLAAISGIDPSLYESAGMDGAGKLRQIWHITLPGIRPTIILLLILGMGRLMEVGFDQVYNLQNPTVLQKAEVISTYVYKVGLQQAQFGLTTAMGLFESFVGLVLVLSANALARKFDQGLF; encoded by the coding sequence ATGAAAACAACGCCTGCCGCCGTAGGAACGGATAGAGCACCGGCAGCGAAAGAGGCTTTTTACCAGACAAAGCGGTTTCGGCAGAATATTCCGCTATTTGTCATGCTTATACCGGGAGTGCTTTATTATCTGATATTCCGCTACTTGCCTATGGGCGGTCTTGTGATTGCTTTCAAGAACTACAATTTTCGCGATGGCATATGGTCAAGTCCGTGGGTCGGCTTGAAGTATTTCGAGATTCTATTCCAGTCCAACGTCACGCTGCAAATTATCTGGAATACCCTTAACCTGAGCGTACTGAGCCTGATCTTCGGGTTCCCTGCGCCGATTATTATTGCCATTGCCTTGAATGAGGTCCGGAAGAGCTGGCTGAAGCGCTGGATTCAAACCATTATTTATCTGCCTCATTTTTTGTCCTGGGTTATCGTTGCAGGCATTATCCTGACTCTGTTCTCCATTGACGGAGGCACCATCAACAAGCTGCTGGGCCAATGGGGGATGGAGCCTGTGCCTTTCCTGTACCGCTCGAACTCATGGATCGCCATCTTTATCGGCTCCGGCATGTGGAAGGAGATGGGCTTCAGCGCTATTATCTATCTCGCCGCTATCTCCGGCATTGACCCCAGTCTGTACGAATCCGCAGGGATGGACGGCGCAGGCAAGCTTAGGCAGATTTGGCATATCACCCTGCCAGGCATCCGTCCTACGATTATCCTGCTGCTGATTCTTGGAATGGGCCGTCTGATGGAGGTAGGATTTGACCAGGTTTACAATTTGCAGAATCCCACAGTCCTGCAGAAAGCGGAGGTCATCAGCACCTACGTGTACAAAGTGGGGCTGCAGCAGGCCCAGTTTGGCCTGACTACAGCCATGGGCTTGTTTGAATCCTTTGTCGGTCTGGTGCTTGTGCTGTCGGCTAATGCATTAGCCCGTAAATTCGATCAGGGCTTATTCTGA